The region CTATAAATAGAGCATTGGAATTCTGAAtaaattttaaacaaaatattaaGTTAGCTTATAGTGAAAATGGAAAGATGCTTTTACCTGTTCAGAATACCCAGAATTTCTGGACATCACGACACCCCAGCGGCTGCCAGTAGTTGTCATAGACGTGACATGGAATCCTTCTTTCCACTTCTTATTGATCCACTTGAATGGAAAGGATTCACTAACTTTATATGATTGTTGGGTATAAGGTGTTCCTGAAGGATAGACGAGTTAAGAGGAATAAGATCAATCTTAGCTAAGGATATGATGAAGATAGAACCTCACCATAAGTAAAATTTTCAGAGAATTCGTAAAAAATTTAACAATGAAGGAAAACACAAGGGGGTGGTGAACTGTGAAATTGAGAGATATACATGATACAACAGCCAGATAAGAGCTTACCTTTTGACATAACCACCAGAGAACTTCCATTAGCTGCACCAGATATAGAACTGATGTAATAGTTTTTTTCCCATTGTTCCATGATCCAATCCTGCAGAGaacaaagaaaatattattgCATGGGCATGTACGACTAGCTAGAATGGAGaaacatcaataaaataaaacacaataATGAGGTTTTCTACCTTATGAAGAAAAACTTCTGAAAGCTCATATACCTGTGAAGTAAACCCTGTTGCAGCATCCATGATCAAGGCCCACAGACTTGATGCTGAAGCCACACAGCTAATATATAAGCCATCTTCATTACCCTTCTCTACATGTTGATGGAGTCTTGAATCCGCAACATTGTAGTGGTATCTACACGAAGGATAATTTCACAAAAACTATAGTGAGAGGTATGTGCAATAAAATTTGAAACACAATCCATGTCAATTGAAACGATGCATGATGAATTCATTATTTACAGAGAGAAAATTCAACAAATTCACAATAAGTTATCATAgtattcaaaaataaattatcaaaatattGAGTCATAATTGCAGGTTTATCCATGCTGAACACAGTAAAGAGTAAAGAACACCAGCACAATCACAAATATACCTATCTGCATATGTGCATTTGTATGACATACAACAAGCCTAGAGTAGAATGTACTgtatttacaaataaatattggAGAATTTAAAATGCAAGCACCAATTGCCCAAATAAATATTCAATATCAGCAGTCACCTCTGTTACATTGGGTGTCGTGCATTGTACACTGAGATCCACTGAGTGGCAGGACTACCCAGTCGTACTTTCTTCTTTGGTTGCTCATCCTCTTCCAAGTTAATGAGTAACCTGCCACACTTTTGCCCAACCTGTGCGAACGACATAATAATAAAGATAAATAGATACATAGCAAACTAAAATATGTATATCCATAGCAAACTAAAATGTGTATTCATAACAAAAATGTTAAGTTCGTCTAGCGGGAATCTTTTGTGCTTAATGAGAAGTGAGAGTCTTCAAGGCAGCATCATTCATTATGCGATGGTTCCAATTTCAAAATAAGTCAATTAACATGTTATATTTCAGCACACTAAACTTGGTCAAACAAACTGATTTGTCATGCTACCTTAAGAGCTCCATCTATCCTTATCGGTCTCAACGATGTGCATGGTTCAATCAGACTATCAAAAAGGGAGATCAGCTTGGAATAATTTGGCTCTTCATCAAACTTCATATTAGTAACAGCCTAAAGGAACTGTTTAAATGGAGCAGGGCAGAAGCAACACATCAGTTCTGGAGAGGTCGCCATTTTCTTTTTAGAGACTAGGAAACTCTACTTATCACCCTGCCACATCACCATCAAATAAGGGGTAGGGTCAGCCAAATCTGATAAGAAAATCGTCAGAGTTAACTAAGTGTTAGTGTCAGTCACCTGATACCCTTGCCATGGCAACCTTCCCTTTATAAGAAATATCAGGGTGTATGCCTGTGACTCAAGATCATCCCTCCTACTTCCTGTACGGCCCAAGTGTGCATGCACACTTGCATACCTTATAGTGCCCCTGTGGATAGATAACTAGAGTTTATTGGTCTGAACCAAGCCAGTATAGCAACAAATTCACATAAACTCCACTGACCTAAATATATCCAGCCTCAGATCATACTCAACATGCTGACCAGATGAAGCATCTTTCCACCTGGAAGCTGCAAGACAAATTTGTTCAGAATAACAGAAGATATTGTACAAGAAGGTGGAACTTGGAAGTGGGAAAAATAGCAGCAAGAACATAAATACTAAGGACAAACAAGAAATGGTGTGTATTCATTCAATGTTTCATGCTATCaactaattaatactccctccgtcccactctaagtggagcatttcttattcaacacgagattttatgcaatgttgttttatgagttaagtggagagagaataaagtagaaagagtgatgtttctattttaagaaatgggTCATTTAGAGTGGGATATCCCAAAAAGGGAAAATGTAtcacttagagtgggacagagggagtataaggTAGCAAAGGAACATACAACAAACAGATCATGAATTTATCATACCCAAACCAAGATCAATAAGATACAACTTTTTCTCCTCTGCTGTTCCAGGCTGACCGAGTAAAAAGTTCTCTGGCTTCACATCACCATGCACAAATCTAGATTACCGGCAGAAATAATGGAGATTGAATTAATGGCAGTATTTTAGTCAATAgaagaaattaaaaaacaaacacctCCATTTTCTAGACAATGGTGGTCAGAAAACGAAGAAATAATTTGGAAGTGTTTGGTAGGTTTTACCCCTTCATGTGGAGCTTTTCAAGAATTGATATAGCCTCAACTGCTATGCTCGCTGCCATACTTGGCGACATCCTGTTTCAGGTGCTCAAGGTCAAAGGCAACGTGAACATAATATAGGATTAAATGGAGCATAGATcacagagaaagagagagagagagatgatctTACGACTGGCCCAAAGAATTCCAAACATCCCAAAGACTAGGCCCAAGTATGTCCATGACCTGAAACAATATTCATTAGAAACAAGATAGAAATTTTGAAGCCGAATGAATAATATCAAAACCCACCAGAATGTAGAAATCTCCTTGGCGGCCCTTGTAGTGAACCAATGGAACCCCATAACATCCATTCAGGGAGCTTACAGAAAAATTACACAGCAATTATGAAAAATGAACATCCATAAAAagaaggaaagaaaaaaaaagagagagcaAGAAAGAGATTTGGCGAACATTTCAAAGTAGGAATAAAAAACTTACTTGTAGACCTGCCATTCATAAGGAGGGCCGTAATTGCAACCCTTGCTATTTCGGTGTTCAAACTTCAATGCTACCtacagaaagaaaaaaaaattattagacAGCGTCAACATCGATTTGGTAATAAGTTTTAGCTATTGTCCGTGCTAGATGATACCTCAATAGCATCAGGTCCCATTCTTTCACTGCCACCAGTTACCCTTCGACCAACATAAACTTGGCCGAATCCACCCTTACCTAATTTTCTTTCTGTCCTATACATTGGTGAGTTGCCAACTTGGACCTGCATCAAATAACATTGGACTAACTAAccagaaaataaaatgcaattcgAAAATGGTTGAGATGCAATGTGAATGGTGCCTGCAATCTCAATAAGTTGAATGAGCCCCCAATATTCCCAGAGGAAATGCAGAAATGAGAAGAATAGGCAAGGAATTACCCTGTCAGGGACTGGAGTGGAACTTGGTTCTTCTTCAACTCCCATTACTTTATCAGCACTTCCACCTTCCATGGGGATTTCCTTATTTGCCACACCCTCTATTTTATTACAAGCCAGATCCCCTGCCCCAACACCAGCTTGAGGAAGAATCTCACGAGGTGGATTTGGGTCCAAATCTATCAACCTAACCCCTCTGCCTCTAGCTACACCAGCTGCATTCCCTCTTCCCCTCCTTCTGGTTCTATTCTGAGCAGGAGCAAGaaaattttcttcttgattagCAGGTTGAGAGGCAGGCTGGAGATCACCAAGCCGTTTTGATCTCCGTGCTCTGCTACGCAATTCTGGCATCGTCACCCATGCAAATCAGCTCCTGCTCACTTCCCACCTTCCGTGCAACCTTCAGAGAGGTAAAAGGCCAAGTCTTTAGCCAACATATCATGACTGGAATTCCAAGTTATAATCAAAATGAGCAAAAATTCTAAACGACAGAAAATTTTCCCCTATAGCTGAATAATAGATCCTACTTTTTTAGAACTATTTAAAGTTATATATCCGCACAATAGCCAGTGGAACTTGTTTGTATGGATTCAGGAGTTCCCCATAGTAGAAGCAAAATGCAGCTCAATCATCGCATAGATAGGATAGGAAACAGAGAAAGTAGGCATCCAATCCATAGATACTGAACATTATTTATACCTTTTGGCGACGGAGCAAGTAAAAATCATGGTGCAAAAACGTTCTAAAACAACAACAGAGACATAAATAGCCAAGTAATCCCAGGATTATCAACTAAGCTTAAGGAAACCATAATATTcggagagagagaaaaacacCAAATCAGTCATATCACCGCAAGTTAACGATAATGAAGGAATATTAAACAGTTCGCTATCATCGTACattgaaatgaaaataaatataatcaGTAATAAAAGCAGGCACAGATGTACCTCAGAACCAGCAAAAACTGGAGGATCGGAGATAAAATACGGGAAATCGACTACAAAATCAATTTATTAAACGATTAAAACCAGATCTTCAGCAGAAATACCCAGGTCGTATGTTTTGGCTACAAAGTAATTATCCTTttcaaatgaaaaaaagaagaagatataGATGTATTGTTAAGAATCTGAAGAATTAAAGAGTGAAGGATGGGCGTGGATATCGAAGAAAGAAAAATTAGGGAAAATCGTTGTGTATTGTAATGTATCGGTGTATAGATTTTCTATGGCTGTCCTGTCCAGCTTATCTCTCTCCCTACACACAACATCTACTGCTTGTCAGcctcctcttctctctctctctctctctctctcaatatatatatgtatatatatatggtgtGAGTTGTGTAGGGTATTCGAGTGCAAAACGCTGAGGTCAGTGTTGAGTGCTTCAATTTTGTCTACTTGCTGCATATCTATGGTATCTATCAAAGTTGAAAAGGAATTGGCTGTGCTTTTCTGGAAATAGCTTGTTTATTGCTCATTGCTTGATCAAAGATGCATCCACAAGTCTAGTTATTGTTTACTTTTATTCTTGAATTTGTCACACAAACTCTATTTTAGCAATATGGATATCTTTCAAGTCTATCCCATAGTTTACTTGATTTACTGATAAAACTGTGCCATGGTAGACAACGAATAGATAAGTCTTTGGGCTTTGGAAATCGACCACTTAATTGCTTATTCTAGATTGCTAAAATTTAAACAAGACTAAAGAAAGATTGTGTATTCTGGATAATTATGGAAAATATACAGACAGAATACATTAGATCATCTctaattatttgtttgtaccCTTGACAATACACCCGAGAGAGGAATCTGTTGATGGTAGTATGGAAAAAAGTGGAGGTGTGCTGAGGCTCTCATCCCTGCTCAAGAAAGACAGTAGGGAGTCGGGGCAGACCGCTACCAAGCAACAGCACCTAGGCTTAATTGCGCGACTCATGTGGCAAATAAGGGTATATACTCCTCCCATTAAGCTTGTTAGTTTATGGCGTAAGCATTAATTGTGAATTGAAGAAGCTGAACACTAGTATTCTTTCCAGGACTTTCAACATTTGGGTGGGGTTATCTCAATGGGCTATGTGTGATGTTCAATCTTACTATTCATTTATATTGTTTTGTTCCTCTTGCAATCTCTAATGCTATGACCTCTACTTTGTATCTACAGGATCGTGGTCCGAAGAGGGACTCACTCACATGCAGGGATGGGTGAAGATCAGGTGTGAAATCTTTGTTTTTGAAGTTGTTCTATTTGATTGAGTGAATTTTTTGTTGTGTGATTGGAAAagttggttcgacattgataaTGCATTTGCTTTAATGGACTACCACAAATGGTTTATGGAAGATGAATGTTTTAGATTAGTAAGCAAATCACTGTGGTAAGGGGAAAGATAAGTAGAGATTCTTTCTTGAAAGTTAAGAATACTTCTCCTTCTATCTCCGGTAATTTTAAGTTTCTAAAGGCATCGCTAGATAccaagatttcaaaatcatgtGACCGCTTAGCCAATACTGCAATAATACCAAGTTTGTAGGAAACCATAAAAAGCAAGTCTTGACCAATATCAGGAAGCGCAAAATCAAAAATAGCTGTTTCTTGGAAATCATCAACTCCAACTTGTTTTTATATTCAAGAAGGTGGTGGTTATTGCCTCAAGGGGTCGTTTTTGCCAAATTTGATCTTGATGTCTTTTCTCAGATCCCAAGTATAAATTTACTGTTTGGTTGGGGGGTTTTTTAcatcatttttaaatttatacaaAATTTAGTATACTTGTTATAAAGAATATAATTAAGATATAAAATTCAAAGGTGAAGTTTTGGGGGtatcaatcaaaacaaaaacaatattTAGCTAGTAGTAATATGTAGTAGTGGAAGAGGCGAAGGTGGGTCTATCCAAAAATTGAGGGGATGGAAAGTTGTAAATATTTGCTGGTGGAGAGTGTTCCTTAGATTTGAGTGAGAATGGTTTCTCTCCTATCCTTCTCTCCCCTCAAATCTGCTAAAGCTTGTGCAGCTACTACGACAGAGAGTCTCGACCAGAAATTTGGACGCAAAGGCATCAAATTTTCGGAGTCGGGGACGGTAGAGCTGAGCGTGAGAAATGGTAGCTCGGTGAAGCTTGAGATTGCAAACGGCCACATTACTTCATACAAGCCCAAGGTTTACTGGAAGGATGATGGCTATGAGGAGGTGCTTCATACTCTTCCAccttcatcttcctcttcttcctccagAGGCGGCATCGCTTTGGTGGTGGACGACCTCTCCTCTCCATCAAATCCCAAGGCTACTACTGCTGCTGCTGAATGGACTGTGATGGATGCTGATTCCGACTCCATCGACGCTGTGCAGGTACTTACACACATTcgttgtatgtatatatatagctAGTGTTTGTTGATCAATCGTAACGTGGTGTGTACCTCTTAACAGGTTGAGTTGGGTTGTGTTCGTGGCTGTTTGGATATAAGGTACGTTGTATCACTCTATCCTCTCAGCATGGCGGCTGCTGTGATAGTCAAGAACACGGGGCGAAAGCCGGTAGATTTAGCCACTGCTATTTTGAGTCatttgaaggtgaagaagagAGGTGGGAGTGGTGTGCAAGGATTGAAAGGCTGCTCTTACTGCACGCACCCTCCTCTTTCTTCTCCTTTCCAAATCTTATCCCCCTCCGAAGCTACCAAGACCGAGGATCCAGGCTTCTTCTCGTTCGGATGGGAGCCCGAAAACAAGGCCGGGGTGTGGAGTGTGCAGGATGCCCCCATTACCGTCTTGAGACATAAGCTCAGTAGAGTGTACGCTGCTCCACCACCGCAACGCTCCGACCCTTTCCACACCACCGCCCCCTCCAAGTACGAGACCATCGACCAGGTGCATATCCATATCCGTATCCGTATCACTCAATTAGCTTATTACTATAACTAACACTAGTACATGTGTAGGGGCGTGAGCTTTTCTTCCGAGTGATACGAATGGGATTCGAGGAAATATATCTGTCCAGTCCGGGCTCATTTGCGGACAAGTATGGCAATGGCTACTTTATATGTACAGGCCCCACTTCAATGTTGGTTCCGGTCACGGTGAACCCCGGTGAAGAATGGAGAGGGGCGCAGGTCATAGAGCATGATAATTTGTGATTTGAggcattttttttttgctaatcTTTACTTGTAATCATAcagattgagaatggaaataTAAATGCAGTGCTTCGTTTTGATTATACATTCTGACATTATTATCTTGTATGGACTGGAGTGATGAGATGAAGATAACTTGACGTTATCTCTCAACTTTTAATGACAACCAACCAATATTAAGATACAAACCATcatcttctcaaagaaaatggGATAGGGACCATTTTACAATATGGCCACCCTTTTTAACAGCGCTCTCCCTTTTCTGAGGAACATCTCTCCGCCCGCTTCATGCTCCTCCTCCGTCAAAACATTTCCAGACTCCGACTATCTGGAGAGATGTGGCGTGAGCTTTACAGGTATTGGCGATGACTGTGTGGTAAAGATGGAACTCGGGAATGGAACCGCTGCCAAGGTGATGCTCCCGACTGGTTTGGTCACTTCATACAAGCCTCAGATGTGGCATGGAGGCACAATGGAGTTGCTGCAAACCTCTGTCTCTCAGAGCGAAAATGGTGCTGCTCTCATTCGAGGAGGATTGTCGTTAGCCCTCGCCTGCCAGAATGATGCCGGAGTTTCATGGTCTCCACGTGCCTGGGATCTTCATCAAGTCACTGGAACTCCTCGAGAATCTATTCGGGTTAGTATTGTTGCTTCATCTAGTCATCTTCTACACATTTGTCTCATACACTCAACTGCATACATATTATATATGCAGGTGGAGTTGTCGAGCACGAGTGAGCAAGGCAATGTTGGTATAAAGCATATTATAACTCTTGAACAAGATAGCTTCAACTCAGAGATTGTAGTCTCTAACTCATCCACTTCAACTATCCGTCTAGCTGGATCAACCGTGTGCCATCTAGCAGTGAGCACTCCCGATGCAGCTTATGCAATAGGACTACAAGGCTCCGATTACTTTGATATGCCACCGTTTCAGGGGAATTTCAGCATTGTCCCTCCAACGATTAACAAGTCGCCTAATAAGTTCTGGCCATTCAACAAACTATTTCCCAAAGGGGAGGAAAATATAAACAGACAGGCAGAGTCAGGTGAAGAAGACGATGACTGCAAGCACTTGGCAGAAACATTAAGCAGGATTTATACCAGCACACCTCGAAGTTTGACCATCATGGACCGTGTAAGTCATCTGCTATCTATATAATCACTATCTCAACTTGGTAGCTGGAGTATTTGCCTTGAAAAAGTTAACCATAGTGTCATCTCGTGTGAACAGGGAAGGAGAAATTCGGTGACAGTGAGAAGACAAGGTTTTAAAGAAGTGTACATAATGAGCCCTGGATCAGAACACGAGTGGTATAGCAAGTACTCATACATCTGCATCGGCCATGCTGCACAGCTTGAACCATTAATCATAGACTCTCAAAGCGAATGGAGTGGAGGGGTGCAATTGTTCAATCCTAATTACTAAATTGGGATTTCACGTGTTGTTCTTTATTGTGTATCAAGATAATATCAAGGTGATGGAAGGCAGTCCGAAGATAATCGAAACATAGAACATAACTGGTTCTCTCGTTGTCAAGTCCTAGCTAGCTATCGAGAGATACCTTCGAT is a window of Salvia splendens isolate huo1 chromosome 3, SspV2, whole genome shotgun sequence DNA encoding:
- the LOC121794371 gene encoding photosynthetic NDH subunit of subcomplex B 2, chloroplastic-like — protein: MVSLLSFSPLKSAKACAATTTESLDQKFGRKGIKFSESGTVELSVRNGSSVKLEIANGHITSYKPKVYWKDDGYEEVLHTLPPSSSSSSSRGGIALVVDDLSSPSNPKATTAAAEWTVMDADSDSIDAVQVELGCVRGCLDIRYVVSLYPLSMAAAVIVKNTGRKPVDLATAILSHLKVKKRGGSGVQGLKGCSYCTHPPLSSPFQILSPSEATKTEDPGFFSFGWEPENKAGVWSVQDAPITVLRHKLSRVYAAPPPQRSDPFHTTAPSKYETIDQGRELFFRVIRMGFEEIYLSSPGSFADKYGNGYFICTGPTSMLVPVTVNPGEEWRGAQVIEHDNL
- the LOC121794372 gene encoding protein NDH-DEPENDENT CYCLIC ELECTRON FLOW 5-like, giving the protein MATLFNSALPFLRNISPPASCSSSVKTFPDSDYLERCGVSFTGIGDDCVVKMELGNGTAAKVMLPTGLVTSYKPQMWHGGTMELLQTSVSQSENGAALIRGGLSLALACQNDAGVSWSPRAWDLHQVTGTPRESIRVELSSTSEQGNVGIKHIITLEQDSFNSEIVVSNSSTSTIRLAGSTVCHLAVSTPDAAYAIGLQGSDYFDMPPFQGNFSIVPPTINKSPNKFWPFNKLFPKGEENINRQAESGEEDDDCKHLAETLSRIYTSTPRSLTIMDRGRRNSVTVRRQGFKEVYIMSPGSEHEWYSKYSYICIGHAAQLEPLIIDSQSEWSGGVQLFNPNY